A stretch of DNA from Odocoileus virginianus isolate 20LAN1187 ecotype Illinois chromosome 7, Ovbor_1.2, whole genome shotgun sequence:
GTGACTCCGCCAACTACTCCCCCCAGAGGGAGGAGGCGATGCAGCCCTGGTGGTTATTGCTGCCCTGATGCGGATAAGCAACGTGGGCTAAGCTGCCGGGTGCTTGACAACTCTAGCTCTTCCCAAGAGCTAGAGGGGCATGAGCCTCAACTTTTCCCACTTTCCCCTTGGCGTGAGATGCGTTTTTTGAGGCCAGGACAGCCGTTCCCTCTTCTCGGAAAAGGTAGTCCAAGCAGGTTATGTGTTGTGCCTGGTGTCCGCAGGGCGCAGGAACTTAGGTAGAACTTCAGTGGGGGTGCTTTCCTCACTTCTCCGCCTGCAACCCTGCGTCCTTGCACCCGTGGCACCCGGGAGAGAGCGAGGGGATGCTGGGAAAGCGCATGGGAACACAGTTCATTCCTCACTCGCACCCCTGAGGCAACCAGCCTCTTTGAAAATCTGTAACGTTTTGCTTTGTGTCCCAAATTGTGTGGCTTCGGGATGAGTGAAAAACGCGCCGAATTTAGATCCTGTCTGCTCAAGTAGGACGGGAGATGAATTGGGTAGGGCAACAGAATAACTGAATAAAGCCTCCAAGGAAGTGTTTGTGAGGAGACAGAGCCAAAAGAATCTCCTTCCCCAAGGGAAGTTTTGTTGTGGCGGAAGCCAAGGCCTGTGCTCTGACAGCTCCCCTGGGCCTAAAATCGACATGAAACTGTCtaagtcagtcagtcaatcaaatttctttttctttctaaggtAACGGCTGTCGTTActcagacactcagttgtgggtAGGTAggcatttaaaagtaaaaaaaaaaaaaaaaacaccagttcCTGGGCAATAGCAGTACACTCAGACATTTCCAAGCAGGAATATTTTTGCACATCGCACGCATTTCGGTCGCCAAATACCAACATGCCTCTCACACCTTCAGCTATTTATGACGGAAAAGAAGGCAAGCGAATTTGCAAATATTAGAGTTATGTAGTTACAAGCTTTCATCCTGAAAATAATCATTAGCAAGCCGAGCTGCACATTTAATACAGGGTAATCTCTCGCAGATGCTGAAGTTCTAAATAAACGCGCGCTAACTACCCTTCCCCACACTACGTGCCTCCACCCGTCAAGGACGTGGTGAGGGGCCTTGGGCGATCGAAGGGTCCCACGGCGCCAGAAGTCACAAACTTTCCCCAAAACCCAAGCAGTTATTACTGCACGCTCCGCGTTGCCACCAAAAAGGGTCACAGTGCTCCTGGACCGGAGCCGCGGAGAGGCCGGGAACAACTAAGAGACGCTGTTGTTTTGCTTCTTCCGCAGAAAGCTGCCAACTGAAGAAACCTCTGGAGGCGGCCGGAGACTGTAAGGCGGCAGAGGAGAGCGAAAGGCCGAAGCCACGCAGCCGCCGGAAGCCCCGGGTCCTCTTCTCGCAAGCCCAAGTCTTCGAGCTGGAACGCAGGTTCAAGCAGCAGCGGTACCTGTCGGCGCCCGAGCGCGAGCACCTCGCCAGCAGCCTAAAGCTCACATCCACCCAGGTGAAGATCTGGTTCCAGAATCGCAGGTACAAGTGCAAGAGACAGCGGCAGGACAAGTCTCTGGAGCTGGGCGGGCACGCGCCCCCGCCACCGCCGCGCCGAGTGGCGGTGCCGGTGCTGGTGCGGGACGGCAAGCCGTGCGTCACTCCTGGCGCGCCCGCCTACGGCGCGCCCTACAGCGTGGGCGCGGGCGCCTACTCCTACAACAGCTTCCCCGCCTACGGCTATGGGAACTcggcagccgccgccgccgccgccgccgcagccgccgccgccgccgcggcctaCAGCGGCAGCTACGGCTGTGCGTACCCGGCAAGCGGTGgcagtggcggcggcggcggcggcggggcctcCTCGGCGGCCTCGGCCATGCAGCCCGCCTGCAGTGCGTCTGGAGGCGGCCCCTTCGTGAACGTGAGCAACCTGGCCGGTttcgggggcggcggcggcgcgcaGCCGTTGCACCAGGGTGCGACGGCGGGGGCCGCGTGCGCTCAGGGTACCTTGCAGGGCATCCGGGCCTGGTAGGGACCGGGCGGGTAACGCGGCAGGCGACCCCACCGCAGCCTGGCGCCGCGGGACTGAAGAGCGAGAAAGGCTGGCTCCAAGGAAGGACCAGGTCCCCtcgttaaaaaaaataaatatatatacatacacgtcTCGCTCCCCAGGGCCCCGGAGCGCAGCTTACGCGAAGTCCGGGGAAGGGGCATCTGGGGCGAAGAGGATGCGCATGAGCCTTCACGGAGACCATCTCTGAGGCAGAAACGCTGACTGGGTGCCGGGAGGACGATGGCCTCAATCTCGGCCCCAAAGGGAGTGCGAAAGGCTGGGACTCAGGCTGCCAGTCGTCTCTCCCAGAGCAAGAAGGGCTTCTCTTTCTCAGCCTTCTTGCGGCCTCAGCAGAGCGCTGGCGGAGAATTCAAGGACAGAGAACAGcatgaaggagagaaaaatgggcGTCGTGGCTTGAGAAATTCCCAGGCCTTACCCACCCTCTGCTCACTTTGCGGGGCTGGAGTGCCACACTACAGTCCGTTTTCCTTTTCCCACCCGCCTGCCCTCCGCAACAGATACCTCGGCCTGGATCTCCAGATTGTCAGGAGGCGTAGAACTCTGCAAGAAAAATCAGCGGAGCGAGATCAAAAGTTGGGGGTTTGAACAAAACCGGGACCTAGGGGCCCACCGGAGGTGTTACCggctttccttctgtttcctatTCTGTATtcagcacatatatatatatatatatatatatataactaaatatatCCACACGCCATGTACACACCCGCTGCCATACACTACAGGAGTCAATAAACAAGGTGCAATATTTTCAAACGGTTGGCCGGCTACAGACTTTGTTTAGCCCACAAAAGTAGGGAGGGATCCTTCAAAAGGGCTGCGGGGAAGGAAAAGATGCTCTGGGAAAGCAGTTCCGCCCTGGGCAATCGCAGGCCTGGTCTCTTCTGCCTCAGCCCCAGGCTGCAAGTCCGGTCTCCAGggctttgttcatttatttctctttactgCCGTAGGGAGGACAGATCGGAGACTCAAGGCCTTTTGAGGTGGGGCTTTGAAATCCCCCCAAGTTTCACCCAGAAGCTTGGGCTAGTATCTGGGCCTGCGTTAGATCAAGGCTTAGACTCTGCCCACCTCGAATGCCTCCAGAGTAAAGGAAACCTCGCCCCTAGGCCTAGCCGTAGGCGGCGCGAAGGCAGCTCCATCTTCGGCCGCCGCCCGGCCTTCCAGCGCGCCCGGGGGCGCTGCGCCCCGCCGCGGCCGAGTTCTCCCCCTCGGttgccctcccttctcccccGGCGGCCGAGGCTTTATGCGGCTCCTTGTCACTTGCGGAGAATGCCTGTGCGAGGCCAGTGCTGCCACACGGCCGATTGTGAGCGTGCCAAGGCGGGTGAATGGGGAGGCCTCAGCGCGCCGCGCCATTGTGGGGCCGGGCCTCGCTGAAAGGCGGCTCCGGGCCGGGAAGGTGCGGAAAGAATGGCTTTTTATTGGAGTCCCGAACAAAAGGTGTGGTAGGAAGGCGAAGTCCCCTGCGCGAACAAAAACCTCAGCGCGTCGGGATTGACGTCCCCCCCGAGCTCCCCATTGCTTCTCAGAGCGGGGGCTTTGTGCAGAGGTCTGCTCAACAGAGGGACGGAGAAATGCGCGGGGGTTTTGTTCCCCACTTTTTGtgcgctgggggagggggcggccagGGGAAACGGGGGCTGGGCGGGCAGCAGGGAGGGGCGCGCTGATTAGGCTGGGCCGGCCCGGGCGCCGAGAGGTTCAGCGGGAGTCGGCTGCCTGAAAGCAGGGTCATTATTGCTACAAGTTTAGCAATTTCTCCCTtagaggagggggcgggggctgctAGGTTGCTGCGGGGCCGCCGGGCTGGGGAGCTGCAGAGTCccggaggagagggaagaaaaaaaggggaggggagagagggagacaggccGGCAAGGCAATCCACCAAACCCACTGACCGCCCAGGAAGAGGCTTGGACGCATCCAAAAGGGCCTAGCGGGAAGCACGACAGGCGGCGCCTGGCGGGGGGCGAAGACCCGCCCTCCCCTTGCCTCCTTAGAAGCAGAAAGACCCCCGAGCCGGGCACACCAGGCTGCGGATCCCTCAGCTCCTCGCCGCCA
This window harbors:
- the NKX2-3 gene encoding homeobox protein Nkx-2.3, whose translation is MMLPSPVTSTPFSVKDILNLEQQQQHFHGAHLQADLEHHFHSAPCMLAAAEGTQFSDGGEEDEEEEGEKLSYLNSLATADGHGDSGLCPQSFVQTVLRDSCSGPKEHEEEPEVVRDRSQKSCQLKKPLEAAGDCKAAEESERPKPRSRRKPRVLFSQAQVFELERRFKQQRYLSAPEREHLASSLKLTSTQVKIWFQNRRYKCKRQRQDKSLELGGHAPPPPPRRVAVPVLVRDGKPCVTPGAPAYGAPYSVGAGAYSYNSFPAYGYGNSAAAAAAAAAAAAAAAAYSGSYGCAYPASGGSGGGGGGGASSAASAMQPACSASGGGPFVNVSNLAGFGGGGGAQPLHQGATAGAACAQGTLQGIRAW